DNA sequence from the Streptomyces tsukubensis genome:
GAGCACCAGCCACAGCTGGGTGGCGACGATCAGCCCCGCCGCCACCGTCGCCACCGGCTGAGGGGCGAACAGCCCGAACGGCACCACGAGCTGGACGACATGATTCGCCGCGGTCTCCACCCGGTGCAGCGGGCGCGGCAGCAGATGGAAGAGCCGGCTCAGCGGTCCCGGCATCGGCTGGGTCTCGTGGTGGTAGTACAGACACGTCAGATCCCGCCAGCAGGGGTCCCCGCGCATTTTGATCAGCCCGGCGCCGAACTCCACCCGGAACAGCACCCAGCGCAGCAGGAACAGCACCAGCACCGGCGGCGCGGTCCGCTCGTTGCCGAGGAAGACGGCGAGGAAACCCGTCTCCAGCAGCAGCGACTCCCAGCCGAAGCCGTACCAGACCTGCCCGACATTGACCACGGACAGATACAGCACCCACAGCACCGCCCACCACGCCATCGCCGCCGCCAGGGGCACGGTGTCCGCCGCCCCCGCGACCAGAGCCGCCGACAGCACCACCCCGGCCCAGGAACAGCAGGCGAACAGCCGGTCCGAATAGCGCAGCTGGAACAGGCTCGGCGCACGGCGGAACGGCACCCGCCGGACGTACGCGGGCACCGGCAGCATGCCCTTCTCGCCGATCAGCGCCCGGAACTGGAGCGCGGCGGTCAGAAAGGCGATCAGATAGACGGCGGCCAGGGCACGCTGGAAGACCAGCCGGCTCAGCCAGTAGCCACCGTCACCGAACCACTCCATCCCGTCCAGTATCCGGCCGCCCCGTCCGGCCCGGCACCCCCGGCTCGCCGGATTTCCCCGCGAGGCACGGCACGCCCCGGACGGCGGACGTACGCCCTGGGCAGATCACGCTGCTCCGAACGGGGACGTGCGCGGCGGACGGGGCGCCCGCCCCCTCCCGCGGGGTCCGGAAGCCGCCCCCGGACCACCGTCTGACCAGCACCGCCACCACCCGCCCCGCCCCCGGGGCCGGATCGTTCCCGTCCCTCTCCCGGCCGAGCCCGGGCGCCCTGATGAACGCGTTCAAGTCGCGGTGAGGGCGTTGATCCGGAAGAAAGGGTGCACAGGCCCGGGGACCGCGTCCCCGGCGCCGGCCACAGGAACGGACCCCGGGGAACGGGCGGGGGCGGAGAGGCGGAAGCGGAAGATGTCCAAGCGTTCCGAACGCCGGCGCCGGGCCGGGCGCCGCCGGTGGCCCGCCGCGGTCGCCCTGCCCGCCGCCGTCTGCCTCGGCGCCCTCGCCTCCGGCTGCGGGGGCGGCAGCGGTCCCCAACCGGAGCGGGACGAGGAGGTCTACCTCCAGCCCGCGACCGAGCCGGGCCCCGACCCGTACACCGCCACCACCGCCCGGTCCCTGGCCACCCCCGTACCCGAACCGGTCGTGCCCGGCACCGGCGGCGGCGGTGCGCCGGAACGCGGCCACACCCTGCGGACCATGGGGGGCGCCACCCCGGGGCTGTACGGCGGAACGCAGTCCGTCGGCAGCTGCGACGTCGAACGGCAGATCACCCTGCTCCGCTCCGACCGGGCCAAGGCCCGTTCCTTCGCCGAGGACGCCCGGATCTCCGGCAAGGCCCTGCCGTCGTTCCTGCGCGGTCTCACCCCGGTCGTGCTGCGCGCCGACACCCGGGTCACCTCCCACGGCTACCGGGCGGGCGGCGGCGCGGTGCCCGCCCGGCAGGCGGTGCTCCAGGCGGGTACGGCCGTCCTGGTCGACGACCGCGGCGCCCCGAGAGTGCGCTGCGCCTCGGGCGCGCCGCTGTCGGACCCGGTGGCCGTCAAGGGCGGGGTGATCCAGAAGGGCGTCGCCTGGAACGGCTACCGCACGGACCGGGTGGTGGTGGTCAAGCGTGCCAACAGACCGCTGGAGAGCCTGGTGATCGTGGACGTCGCCGAGGACAGCTGGATCGACCGGAGAACCGGCACGGACGGTGAGCAGGACCGGCGCCCCGAGGTGCTGCCGCCGGTCACGCCCGACGACATCTACGCCTATCCGGCGGCCACCGGCCAGGAATCCCGTACCGAAGCGGAATCCCCCGACGGGCCTGCCGGATCCGGTACCCGCGACTCCGGCACCCCGGACACCGGCAGCCAGGACGTCCCCGACGCCGATGCGGAGCTGCCGGACGCCGAGCTGGACCCGCTCGACGGCACCGAACCGGACGGCGGCGACCTCCTCCTCGAAGAGGAGCCGCTCCCCGAAACGGACGATTTCCTCGACGCCTACGGCGGGGACGACGGGTATGCGGAGTCGGCCGGATTCCCGGGCTGACCGGCCCGGCCCCGAAACCAAACGCAACCAAACGAAATCAGCAAACCAGCAAAACCAGTAAACGGTCGAATAATCCGACAAATGATGGCAGAGTGGCTCCATGGTTGATCGGGCAGCGGGGGCGCCTGCGCTTCCCGACGACTGGCCGGCCGCCCCGGAGACGAGCCTGGCCCTGACCCGGATGGGCAGCTTCGACTGGGATCTGGCCAGCGGACTGATGCATCTGGACGGGCACGCGCATCTGGTGCTCGACCTGCCGGCCGAGGAGTACGACGGACGGCGGGCCAGCCTGATGGCCCTGATGCCCTCCGAGGAAGCCGCGCGCCTGGACGCCAGGGTCGCCCAGGCCCTCAAGAGCGGGCGGGACCACTACGGCGTCTACTTCCGTATCCGCCGCCGCGACGGCACCCTGCGCTGGACCCACTCCCAGGGCCGGGTGCGCCGGGACACCGACGGCCGGCCGGTACGGATCACCGGCATCGTCCGGGACGCCACGGCCGAACTCGCGGACTCCACCGCCCGGATCGCCGCCGACGCCGAACGCCGCTGGCAGACCAGCGTCGCCGAAGCCATCACCGCGGCGCTGGCCCACGCCCGGACCGTCCAGGACGTCATCGACGTCCTCAAGGACGTCCACGGTCTGGAGCTCTTCGGCGCGCGAAGCCTGGTGCTGGGGCTGCTGGAGCCCGGCGGCCGGATCCATCTCGTCGCCGAGGGGCCGCAGGAGGCCTTCGTCCCGGGCACCCGCTACACCCGCGTCGACGAGCAGTACCCGATGAGCGAGGTCATCCGCACCCTCGCACCCCGCTTCATCGAGGGCAGCGACGACTTCGCGGAGTCGTACCCGATCCTCTGGCCGCATATCGAACCCCTCGGCGTGGAGGCCGCCGCCTATCTTCCGCTGATCGCCCAGGGCCGTCCGATCGGCGCCTTCGGACTGCTCTACGCCGACCGCACCGGCTTCAACGCCGAGGAACGCAACCTCCTGGTCGCCATCGGCAGCACGCTGGCGCAGAGCGTGCAGCGGGCGGTGCTCTACGACCAGGAGCACGATCTGGCGGAAGGCCTCCAGCAGGCGATGCTGCCGCGCCGCATCCCCGATGTGCCGGGAGCCCAGATCGCCGTGCGCTACCGGTCCGCCCGCATCGGGCGGGACATCGGCGGCGACTGGTACGACGTCATCACCCTGCCCGGCGGCCGGGTCGGCGCCGTCATCGGGGACGTCCAGGGACACGACACGGACGCCGCGGCCGTCATGGGCCAGCTCCGTATCGTGCTGAGGGCGTACGCGGCCGAGGGCCACACCCCCGCGACAGTGATCGCCCGCGCCTCCGGCTTCCTCCATGAACTGGACACCGACCGGTTCGCGACCTGCCTGTACGCCGAGGCCGACCTGTCCACCGGAGTGGTCCAGGTGGTCCGGGCCGGCCATGTCGATCCGCTGCTGCGGGACACCGACGGCAGCTGCCGCAGGATCCCCGTGGACGGCGGGCTGCCGCTCGGACTCTCCGCCGAGTTCGGCCGGCTGGAGTATCCCGTCACCACCCTCGAACTCGACCCCGGCCAGACCCTCCTGCTCTACACCGACGGACTGGTGGAGCAGCCGGGCTCCGACCTCGACGACGGGATGCAACTGCTGACGGCACTGGTGCGCGGCGGCCCCCGGGACATCCAGCACCTCGCCGACCGGCTCTGCGAGGTCGTCGACGAACGCGGCGGGGAGGACGATGTCGCCCTGCTGCTGATGCGCCGCCGCGGCACCCTCACCCCGCGCTCCGGCGGACGGCTCCACCAGCCCGTCGCCCAGAACGATCCCGAAGCCCTGCGCTCCGCCCGCCGGATGGTCCGCTCGGCGGTCGTCGCCTGGGGCGCCGGGGTACGCGCCGACGAGATCGAACTCGTCGCCGACGAGCTGACCACCAACGCGCTGATGCACACCGACGGCGGGGCCGAAGTGACCGTACGGGTACTCGCAGGCCCGCAGCGGCGGCTCCGGGTCGAGGTCGAGGACGGTTCCAGCGCCCTGCCCCGGCGCCGCGAGGCGGGCGAGTCCGGGGTATCGGGCCGGGGACTCCTGCTGGTCGACCGGCTCGCGGACGCCTGGGGAGTGGAACCGCGCGGCAGCGGCAAATGCGTCTGGTGCGAGTTCACCGTCCCGGAACGCCCCGGACCGGGATCCGCTGGGCCGTCCGGCGGGACGGCGGGGGTCCCGCTCGGCTGATTCGGCCCGGCGGGGGCTTGTCGGCGCGGGGCGGGCCGGTCCCCAGGGGTTAGGGTGACGCTCCGTAGAGCGACCCCAGGTGACCGTAACCGATCGAAGGTGATCGGGCCGGTCGGGAAGGCGCGGTGAGCGGGGCCGTCCCCCGGGACCCCGGCGAACCCCTGCCGACGACCGCGCGGTGCGGACCCCCGGCCCCGCCCGCCGACTGCCGCCCGCCGCCCGCGGTCACGGCACCGCAGCCGACACGCGCCCCCCGGAGCACGTGGACACCGTGAGCACGAGGACACCGTGAGCACCGAGCGACTCGCCCCACTCGACCTGGCGTTCTGGCATCTCGAATCGGCCGGGCACCCGATACACCTCGGGGCCCTCGCCGTCTTCGCCCCCGACCCGGCGGGCCCGCCGCCCGCCGCGCACGCCCTGCTGTCGCTGCTCGCCACCCGAGCCGGGGCCGTCCGGAAGCTGCGGACGCGGGTACGGGACGTACTGCTGCCCGTCGGCGGCGCGGCCTGGACCCCGGACACCGACTTCGACGTGACCCGGCACGTCCACCGGATCCGGCTCCCCGGTGCGGCACCCGTGGAGACGGAGGCCGTCGCGCTCGCCGGAGGGCTGATGGAACGGCCCCTGGAGCGCGGCCGTCCACCGTGGGAGATGTACCTCCTCACCGCGGCGGACGGCGGCCCCTTCGCCGTCCTGGTCAAACTCCACCACGCGCTCGCGGACGGGATGCGCGCCGTGGCCATCGGCTCCGCCATCTTCGACGAGCTCGCCGACCCCCGCGGGGTGCGCGCCAGGGCCCGGGCGCGGATCCGCGAGGCCGCAGCCCCCGCGCCCGCCCGCCCCTGGTTCAACGACCCCGGACGGCTCGTCGGGGCCGCCCGGGACCGGATCGACGGACTGGGCCGCGCGGTCGGCGTCGGTGCCTCCGTCGTCCTGGCCAGCCGGTTCGACCCGCGCGCCCTGCCGCCCTCCCTGGCCGCCGGGGCCGGCGGCACCCGGCGGCTCGGTACG
Encoded proteins:
- a CDS encoding DUF6777 domain-containing protein: MSKRSERRRRAGRRRWPAAVALPAAVCLGALASGCGGGSGPQPERDEEVYLQPATEPGPDPYTATTARSLATPVPEPVVPGTGGGGAPERGHTLRTMGGATPGLYGGTQSVGSCDVERQITLLRSDRAKARSFAEDARISGKALPSFLRGLTPVVLRADTRVTSHGYRAGGGAVPARQAVLQAGTAVLVDDRGAPRVRCASGAPLSDPVAVKGGVIQKGVAWNGYRTDRVVVVKRANRPLESLVIVDVAEDSWIDRRTGTDGEQDRRPEVLPPVTPDDIYAYPAATGQESRTEAESPDGPAGSGTRDSGTPDTGSQDVPDADAELPDAELDPLDGTEPDGGDLLLEEEPLPETDDFLDAYGGDDGYAESAGFPG
- a CDS encoding SpoIIE family protein phosphatase, giving the protein MVDRAAGAPALPDDWPAAPETSLALTRMGSFDWDLASGLMHLDGHAHLVLDLPAEEYDGRRASLMALMPSEEAARLDARVAQALKSGRDHYGVYFRIRRRDGTLRWTHSQGRVRRDTDGRPVRITGIVRDATAELADSTARIAADAERRWQTSVAEAITAALAHARTVQDVIDVLKDVHGLELFGARSLVLGLLEPGGRIHLVAEGPQEAFVPGTRYTRVDEQYPMSEVIRTLAPRFIEGSDDFAESYPILWPHIEPLGVEAAAYLPLIAQGRPIGAFGLLYADRTGFNAEERNLLVAIGSTLAQSVQRAVLYDQEHDLAEGLQQAMLPRRIPDVPGAQIAVRYRSARIGRDIGGDWYDVITLPGGRVGAVIGDVQGHDTDAAAVMGQLRIVLRAYAAEGHTPATVIARASGFLHELDTDRFATCLYAEADLSTGVVQVVRAGHVDPLLRDTDGSCRRIPVDGGLPLGLSAEFGRLEYPVTTLELDPGQTLLLYTDGLVEQPGSDLDDGMQLLTALVRGGPRDIQHLADRLCEVVDERGGEDDVALLLMRRRGTLTPRSGGRLHQPVAQNDPEALRSARRMVRSAVVAWGAGVRADEIELVADELTTNALMHTDGGAEVTVRVLAGPQRRLRVEVEDGSSALPRRREAGESGVSGRGLLLVDRLADAWGVEPRGSGKCVWCEFTVPERPGPGSAGPSGGTAGVPLG
- a CDS encoding wax ester/triacylglycerol synthase family O-acyltransferase; the encoded protein is MSTERLAPLDLAFWHLESAGHPIHLGALAVFAPDPAGPPPAAHALLSLLATRAGAVRKLRTRVRDVLLPVGGAAWTPDTDFDVTRHVHRIRLPGAAPVETEAVALAGGLMERPLERGRPPWEMYLLTAADGGPFAVLVKLHHALADGMRAVAIGSAIFDELADPRGVRARARARIREAAAPAPARPWFNDPGRLVGAARDRIDGLGRAVGVGASVVLASRFDPRALPPSLAAGAGGTRRLGTAVLDAEDVRLARKASGGTTNDVLLAVVAGGLRRWLAGRGEPLPEDGPRALVPVSRRRPGGASGPGNDLSAYLLDLPVAEPDPRTRLARVRAAMDRNKEAGPLRGAGALAVLADQLPPIAHRFGAPLAGGAARMLFDLLVTSVPLPRSELSFGNCPLRSLYPMAPLARGQSLAVALTSYGGRIHVGLVADGEAVPDVDLLARATADELTELAALAAAD
- a CDS encoding lipase maturation factor family protein, whose translation is MEWFGDGGYWLSRLVFQRALAAVYLIAFLTAALQFRALIGEKGMLPVPAYVRRVPFRRAPSLFQLRYSDRLFACCSWAGVVLSAALVAGAADTVPLAAAMAWWAVLWVLYLSVVNVGQVWYGFGWESLLLETGFLAVFLGNERTAPPVLVLFLLRWVLFRVEFGAGLIKMRGDPCWRDLTCLYYHHETQPMPGPLSRLFHLLPRPLHRVETAANHVVQLVVPFGLFAPQPVATVAAGLIVATQLWLVLSGNFAWLNWLTIALALSAVDFSYLSSAESPSPGTPPWFAVVVTAVTALVLWRSWLPARNLLSRRQRMNTSWDPLHLVNSYGAFGTVGRVRREVVVEGTDAPAIGPETVWREYEFRGKPTDPHRLPRQFAPYHLRLDWLMWFAALSPAYARDWFGPLMERLLTADRDTLRLLRSDPFDGAPPTYVRARIMRYRFTGRKERRETGARWHRDRPREFWPPTRLDG